The following are encoded together in the Chanodichthys erythropterus isolate Z2021 chromosome 16, ASM2448905v1, whole genome shotgun sequence genome:
- the myadmb gene encoding myeloid-associated differentiation marker homolog, whose protein sequence is MAVVLRSSPLLWARVAAMVFACVAFSVALYGANLTHGTGDWCVFCWSFSFVGTLLIILVEMFGLQTRAPVSWKNFPITFACYASLLCLSASIIFPLYFMKGYAGRTEIFNCRITSTVFSCLATIAYLSEVSLSKARPGEVAGYMATAPGLLKVCETFVACIIFVFISEPVSYNQNAATQWCLSVYCICFILSAAIIVMCVGECTGCLPFSFARFLSSYALLAVVMYLSATIIWPIYKFNEKHGGHSHRPNSCGSGTGLCSWDKLLAISVLSALNFILYLADLIYSARLVFVNV, encoded by the coding sequence ATGGCGGTGGTGTTGCGTTCCTCGCCTCTCCTGTGGGCCCGTGTGGCTGCCATGGTTTTCGCCTGTGTAGCATTCAGCGTAGCTCTATACGGAGCGAATCTAACCCACGGCACGGGTGATTGGTGCGTGTTCTGCTGGAGTTTCAGTTTTGTCGGAACTCTTCTGATAATCTTAGTGGAGATGTTTGGCCTGCAGACCCGCGCCCCTGTTTCATGGAAGAACTTTCCCATCACATTCGCCTGCTACGCCTCCCTCCTCTGCCTATCCGCTTCCATTATATTTCCCCTTTACTTCATGAAGGGCTATGCAGGTCGCACCGAGATATTCAACTGCCGCATCACGTCTACCGTATTCTCTTGCCTCGCCACCATCGCGTACTTAAGCGAGGTGAGTCTCAGCAAGGCTCGTCCGGGAGAGGTGGCCGGCTACATGGCCACAGCACCAGGGCTGCTAAAAGTGTGCGAGACCTTCGTCGCCTGCATCATATTCGTCTTCATCAGCGAGCCGGTATCGTACAACCAGAATGCGGCGACCCAGTGGTGCCTGTCTGTGTACTGCATCTGCTTCATCTTGTCGGCAGCCATCATCGTGATGTGTGTGGGAGAGTGCACAGGTTGCCTGCCCTTCTCCTTCGCCCGCTTCCTGTCTTCATACGCCCTCCTGGCTGTGGTCATGTATCTGTCCGCCACCATCATCTGGCCCATATATAAGTTTAACGAGAAGCACGGAGGCCATAGCCACAGACCCAACTCCTGTGGCTCCGGCACCGGCCTGTGCTCGTGGGACAAGCTGCTGGCCATCTCGGTGCTCAGCGCTCTCAACTTCATTCTCTATCTGGCTGATCTCATCTACTCAGCCAGGCTggtttttgttaatgtttaa